From Bacillus sp. FSL K6-3431, the proteins below share one genomic window:
- a CDS encoding YugN family protein: MRFDNSGLEAFKVDLNRLDEIMEQNGMIRAGQWDYERATYDHKFQIKEGTYYLRIPSYTLNGDVGAHDADMQLMHPYLGKHYYPHGVEYGEDEYFPAHLVKQCEQILEKIKKEVEVFAE; encoded by the coding sequence ATGAGATTTGATAATAGTGGACTAGAAGCATTTAAAGTGGATTTAAACCGTCTTGATGAAATTATGGAACAAAACGGAATGATTCGTGCTGGACAATGGGATTATGAACGTGCAACATATGATCATAAATTCCAAATTAAAGAAGGTACATATTATTTACGAATTCCTAGCTATACGCTAAATGGAGATGTTGGTGCACACGATGCAGATATGCAGTTAATGCATCCATATCTTGGTAAGCACTACTATCCACATGGTGTGGAGTACGGAGAAGACGAATACTTCCCTGCACATCTTGTTAAACAGTGTGAACAAATCCTTGAAAAAATAAAAAAAGAAGTAGAAGTATTTGCCGAATAA
- the ytvI gene encoding sporulation integral membrane protein YtvI: MIGFLTRKHIIIFFLILVLVLLSWYILPVSVPLIAAIITAILLDTVVVWAELKLKIKRQLAVIITFTIFTLILGASGFFLATKVIGEGIKLIEDSPTYINNLTIMWKNIDIYFQNAAIDFPQEMVTAVTEEVNDFFESFVKGLKQYINIENISALLSYIPNYLVSFLVYLIALFMFMIDLPRIRSGFHRYLSEKTAAKVNFMTSRLSSVVLGFFKAQFLVSIIIFIAAFIGLLIIQPKVAIVMALVIWIIDLIPIIGSIVILAPWSLYHFFTGDIALGTKLAILAIILLLIRRIVEPKVMGTHMGLSPLATLISMYIGLKLLGVLGLILGPLLLILFKSAKEAELIKVNFKI; the protein is encoded by the coding sequence TTGATTGGTTTTCTTACTAGAAAGCATATTATTATTTTTTTCTTAATCCTTGTTCTTGTTTTATTATCATGGTATATTTTGCCTGTTTCTGTCCCTTTAATAGCCGCAATTATTACAGCTATACTTCTCGATACTGTTGTTGTATGGGCCGAGCTCAAACTTAAAATAAAGCGGCAGTTAGCGGTTATTATCACCTTTACCATTTTCACACTAATCTTAGGAGCAAGTGGATTCTTTTTAGCAACTAAAGTTATTGGCGAAGGAATTAAATTAATTGAAGACTCTCCCACCTATATTAATAATCTTACTATTATGTGGAAAAATATCGATATCTACTTTCAAAATGCAGCAATAGATTTTCCACAAGAAATGGTAACCGCAGTAACTGAAGAAGTAAATGATTTTTTCGAATCATTTGTAAAAGGTTTAAAGCAATACATAAATATTGAAAATATTAGTGCATTACTATCTTATATACCTAATTATCTCGTTAGCTTTTTAGTTTATTTAATTGCATTATTCATGTTTATGATTGATTTGCCTCGAATCCGCAGTGGATTTCATCGTTATTTAAGTGAAAAAACGGCTGCTAAAGTAAATTTTATGACTTCAAGATTATCCTCAGTTGTTTTAGGCTTTTTTAAAGCACAATTTTTAGTAAGCATCATTATTTTTATTGCTGCTTTTATTGGATTATTAATCATTCAGCCAAAAGTTGCGATTGTTATGGCGCTAGTCATTTGGATCATAGATTTAATTCCTATCATCGGCTCCATTGTAATTCTTGCCCCGTGGTCTTTGTATCACTTTTTTACTGGCGATATTGCCTTAGGAACAAAACTTGCTATATTAGCGATAATCCTGCTCTTAATTAGGCGAATTGTCGAGCCAAAAGTAATGGGAACACATATGGGACTTTCTCCATTAGCAACGTTAATCTCCATGTATATTGGACTGAAATTATTAGGCGTATTAGGACTTATTCTTGGTCCTCTTTTGTTAATATTATTTAAATCAGCAAAAGAAGCAGAGTTGATAAAAGTAAACTTTAAAATATAA
- a CDS encoding DUF420 domain-containing protein, with translation MTVPIMPTISTVCIVISAVLVAIGWSKIRKNDIAGHRKAMTLAGVFAIIFFIIYSSRTIFVGNTSFGGPDEYKMIYTVFLIFHITLATTGAVIGIISLWTGYKNKREIHRKLGPYTSIIWFFTGITGVIVYLLLYIIYQGGETTSLIKAILGF, from the coding sequence ATGACAGTTCCGATAATGCCAACAATAAGTACAGTATGTATTGTCATAAGTGCAGTGCTCGTTGCAATCGGTTGGAGTAAAATTAGAAAAAACGACATCGCAGGGCATAGAAAAGCGATGACACTTGCTGGTGTATTTGCGATTATTTTCTTTATTATTTATTCAAGCCGCACGATCTTTGTAGGCAATACTTCTTTTGGTGGACCTGATGAATATAAAATGATTTATACAGTTTTTCTTATTTTTCATATTACACTTGCTACTACTGGTGCAGTTATAGGAATTATTTCTTTATGGACGGGTTATAAGAATAAGCGAGAGATACATCGCAAATTAGGTCCTTATACGAGTATTATCTGGTTTTTTACTGGTATAACAGGTGTCATTGTGTATCTCTTACTTTATATTATTTATCAAGGCGGAGAAACAACGTCATTAATCAAAGCTATTTTAGGGTTTTAA
- the ctaG gene encoding cytochrome c oxidase assembly factor CtaG — MPLSIFGFRALWSPYFMIFVLLLIVGYFLLTVKYRHKFKDSEPLKKGQAVLFLISMILLYVTKGSPVDLVAHIMFTFHMVQMAFLYIVIPPILVASIPNWVWLKVIEYPTIKKGFAFFTKPLVALIVFNGFFSIYHIPLVMDAVKMNIVVHALYTIFLFVLAIFLWWPLLNKLEGQHRLHGLKKVGYIIGDGVLLTPACALIIFAPAAMYGTYTDGEMWMKAMALCVPGSTLSNLSISGPELFTNMPAQEDQQLGGVIMKLIQEIVLGFMLAKVFFEWYKREQEEGNQINEAATRLQHQEPRHAE, encoded by the coding sequence ATGCCTTTAAGTATTTTTGGATTCCGAGCACTATGGAGTCCATATTTTATGATTTTTGTCTTGTTATTGATTGTGGGTTACTTTTTACTAACAGTTAAATATCGTCATAAATTTAAAGATAGTGAACCGTTAAAAAAAGGCCAAGCAGTCCTATTTTTAATTTCTATGATCTTGCTTTATGTTACAAAAGGCTCTCCAGTAGATCTTGTAGCACATATTATGTTCACTTTTCATATGGTGCAAATGGCTTTTCTATATATAGTCATTCCACCAATCCTTGTAGCAAGTATTCCGAATTGGGTATGGCTTAAAGTAATTGAATATCCGACAATTAAAAAGGGTTTTGCTTTTTTTACAAAACCATTAGTTGCTTTGATTGTATTTAATGGATTCTTTTCTATTTATCATATCCCATTAGTAATGGATGCTGTTAAAATGAATATAGTGGTTCATGCGCTATATACAATATTTCTATTTGTTTTAGCTATTTTCTTATGGTGGCCACTATTAAATAAATTAGAAGGTCAACACCGATTACACGGTTTGAAAAAAGTAGGTTATATTATCGGTGATGGTGTCTTGCTTACTCCTGCCTGTGCATTAATCATTTTTGCTCCCGCGGCGATGTATGGGACATATACTGATGGAGAAATGTGGATGAAGGCGATGGCACTTTGTGTACCAGGTAGTACTTTATCTAACTTATCCATCAGTGGACCAGAATTATTTACAAATATGCCAGCGCAAGAAGATCAACAGCTTGGTGGCGTCATAATGAAACTAATTCAAGAAATTGTACTTGGTTTTATGTTAGCGAAAGTTTTCTTTGAATGGTATAAGAGAGAGCAGGAAGAAGGTAATCAAATCAATGAAGCAGCTACAAGGCTCCAGCATCAAGAACCTCGTCATGCTGAATGA
- the ctaF gene encoding cytochrome c oxidase subunit IVB produces the protein MENQHLISGNSQVEYEYRRRKNAEEMRYQVVSFAISIFLTIIAFATVYAGFDKWFVIPVILLLAIVQVIFQLYYFMHMSHKGHEAPQLFMYGGMIIGFVTILTFMTIVWW, from the coding sequence ATGGAAAACCAACATTTGATTTCTGGCAATTCTCAAGTTGAATATGAATATCGCCGTAGAAAAAATGCAGAAGAAATGCGTTACCAAGTGGTTTCATTTGCGATATCGATTTTTTTAACAATTATCGCTTTTGCTACTGTTTACGCTGGTTTTGATAAATGGTTTGTCATTCCAGTAATTCTTTTACTAGCTATTGTTCAAGTAATATTTCAACTTTATTATTTCATGCATATGAGTCATAAAGGGCATGAAGCTCCACAATTGTTTATGTACGGAGGCATGATTATTGGATTTGTAACAATCCTTACATTCATGACAATTGTTTGGTGGTAA
- a CDS encoding cytochrome (ubi)quinol oxidase subunit III gives MHVEEQFTPKTWPEAPERASLEGKNKFLGFWFFLGGETVLFASLFATYLALKDKVPTNTDIVAKDIFGLPLAFLMTMVLLTSSITSVYAIYHMKNYHFKKMQAWLLITVLLGVTFLGLEIYEFVHYTKEGFGFTSSAFSSAFYTLVGFHGGHVVFGLSWIIALMVRNAKRGLSLYNAPKFYVASLYWHFIDVVWVFIFTVVYLMGMVG, from the coding sequence ATGCATGTTGAAGAGCAATTTACACCAAAAACATGGCCTGAGGCACCCGAAAGAGCTAGCTTAGAAGGAAAAAATAAATTTTTGGGTTTCTGGTTCTTTCTTGGAGGCGAGACAGTATTATTCGCCTCACTCTTTGCAACATATTTGGCGCTAAAGGATAAAGTTCCTACTAATACGGATATCGTTGCAAAAGATATTTTTGGATTACCATTAGCATTTCTAATGACAATGGTTCTCCTAACAAGTTCAATCACGAGTGTATATGCGATTTACCATATGAAGAATTATCATTTCAAAAAAATGCAAGCATGGTTATTAATAACAGTTCTTTTAGGTGTAACATTCTTAGGATTAGAAATCTATGAGTTTGTGCACTATACTAAAGAAGGTTTTGGATTTACTTCAAGTGCATTCAGTTCAGCATTTTATACACTTGTTGGATTCCATGGAGGTCACGTAGTATTTGGTCTCAGTTGGATCATTGCACTGATGGTTCGAAACGCGAAGAGAGGATTAAGCCTATACAACGCTCCAAAGTTTTACGTTGCCAGCCTATATTGGCACTTTATTGATGTTGTTTGGGTATTTATTTTCACTGTCGTATATTTAATGGGAATGGTGGGATAA
- the ctaD gene encoding cytochrome c oxidase subunit I: MTTVDHKKIAVLYIAAGGFFFLIGGLEALIIRIQLAVPDSNFVNASLFNEMLTMHGVTMIFLAAMPILIGFMNLIMPLQIGARDVAFPFLNSLGFWLFFFGGLLLNLSWFFGGAPDAGWTSYASLSIASPGHGIDYYALGIQISGFGTLMGGINFLVTLINMRAPGMTYMRMPMFSWTTFVASALILFAFPPLTVALFLLTFDRMFGANFFDVTMGGNTIIWEHFFWIFGHPEVYILILPAFGIFSEIFATFSRKRLFGYSSMVFATVLIGFLGFMVWAHHMFTVGLGNIANAIFAVASMAIAVPTGIKIFNWLFTMWGGSIKFTTPMLYAAAFIPSFVMGGVTGIMVAAAPADYQFHDTYFVVAHFHYVIVGGVVLGILAATHFYWPKMFGTMLNETLGKVTFVLFLLGFHLTFFIQHFLGLMGMPRRIVTYLPGQGLNTGNLISSIGAGFMAVAILILLYNVIITQVKNVKVGSDPWGDGRTLEWSIPSPPPFYNFKQLPLVRGIDAYWIEKMEGKTEMTPAEPVGDVHMPNGSILPIFISLGLFIASFGVIYRTEQAWGLPVLIIGLVIAFGSMLIRSLKDDHGFHITKAELEDDNKNKGVKA, encoded by the coding sequence ATGACAACAGTAGACCATAAAAAGATTGCTGTATTATATATTGCAGCAGGTGGTTTTTTCTTTTTAATTGGCGGACTTGAAGCACTAATTATACGAATTCAATTAGCTGTTCCGGACAGCAACTTTGTTAATGCTAGTCTATTTAATGAAATGCTTACGATGCATGGGGTTACGATGATATTCCTAGCAGCCATGCCGATATTAATAGGGTTTATGAACTTAATAATGCCATTGCAAATCGGTGCACGTGACGTGGCATTTCCGTTTTTAAACTCTTTAGGTTTCTGGCTTTTCTTCTTTGGAGGATTGCTTTTAAATCTTTCATGGTTCTTTGGAGGAGCACCTGATGCAGGTTGGACATCATATGCATCACTTTCGATTGCCTCGCCAGGCCATGGAATTGATTATTATGCACTAGGTATTCAGATATCTGGGTTTGGTACATTAATGGGAGGAATTAACTTCCTCGTTACGCTTATTAATATGCGAGCACCTGGTATGACTTATATGCGCATGCCGATGTTTTCTTGGACAACTTTTGTTGCATCAGCACTAATATTATTTGCTTTCCCTCCACTAACAGTTGCATTGTTTTTGCTTACATTCGATAGAATGTTTGGAGCAAACTTTTTCGATGTTACAATGGGAGGAAACACAATTATTTGGGAACATTTCTTCTGGATATTTGGTCACCCAGAGGTATATATTCTAATATTGCCAGCATTCGGTATATTTTCTGAGATATTCGCTACATTTTCAAGGAAACGCCTATTCGGATATTCTTCAATGGTATTCGCTACAGTATTAATTGGTTTCCTAGGATTTATGGTTTGGGCTCACCATATGTTCACAGTTGGTCTTGGTAATATTGCAAATGCAATCTTTGCAGTAGCATCCATGGCAATCGCCGTGCCAACTGGAATTAAAATATTTAACTGGTTGTTTACGATGTGGGGCGGAAGTATTAAATTTACAACTCCCATGCTATATGCGGCCGCATTTATCCCATCATTTGTAATGGGTGGTGTGACAGGTATCATGGTTGCTGCAGCACCTGCGGACTATCAATTTCATGATACATATTTTGTCGTAGCTCACTTCCACTATGTAATTGTTGGTGGGGTTGTGTTAGGAATATTGGCAGCGACTCATTTTTATTGGCCGAAAATGTTTGGGACAATGTTAAATGAAACATTAGGTAAAGTAACATTCGTATTATTTTTACTAGGTTTCCATTTGACATTCTTCATTCAGCATTTCTTAGGTCTAATGGGTATGCCGAGAAGAATTGTAACTTATTTACCTGGTCAAGGTTTAAATACAGGTAACTTAATCAGTTCTATTGGGGCAGGCTTTATGGCTGTTGCAATCTTAATTCTGCTTTATAATGTTATTATCACACAAGTGAAAAATGTTAAGGTTGGAAGCGATCCATGGGGAGACGGCCGTACGCTTGAATGGTCCATACCGTCACCACCTCCGTTTTATAACTTTAAGCAACTTCCTTTAGTTCGCGGAATTGATGCTTACTGGATTGAAAAAATGGAAGGTAAAACGGAAATGACACCTGCAGAGCCAGTCGGTGATGTGCATATGCCTAACGGTTCGATCTTACCGATATTTATTTCACTTGGTCTGTTTATTGCATCATTTGGTGTAATTTATCGCACAGAGCAAGCTTGGGGTCTTCCAGTATTAATCATCGGACTTGTCATTGCATTTGGTTCTATGTTAATAAGATCATTGAAAGATGATCATGGTTTCCATATTACGAAAGCAGAATTAGAGGACGATAATAAAAATAAGGGGGTAAAGGCATAA
- the coxB gene encoding cytochrome c oxidase subunit II — protein MKKWLRKGRLLSVFTMLALILSGCGKPFLSALKPAGEVAQQQYDLILLSIGIMALVIVVVVVIFTIIMVRFRRKKGDENKIPKQVEGSHVLEIVWTVIPIILLLILAVPTVAQTFSQGDVSAIGKKDADGNPEALVVNVRAHLYWWEFEYPDLGIVTSQDLVIPTDEKVYFQVTSADVKHSFWIPPLGGKLDTNPDNINKFWLQVDPEKSKEAGDIFYGKCAELCGPSHGYMDFKVKAMSKGDFDNWVADMQNAEAPAATTDLAKQGEEIFTQSCIQCHAVSPSNEAPAQTRRAPNLTNFGEREKIAGILDHTEEELERWLQDPEKIKPGNKMTGTYPELKPEEIEALTEYLMGLKVQNK, from the coding sequence ATGAAAAAATGGCTGAGAAAAGGGCGTTTATTATCAGTTTTTACGATGTTAGCGCTTATACTTTCAGGCTGTGGCAAGCCATTTTTATCTGCATTAAAACCAGCAGGTGAAGTTGCTCAGCAGCAATATGATTTGATACTACTTAGTATCGGAATCATGGCATTGGTTATCGTAGTAGTGGTAGTAATATTTACTATTATTATGGTCCGTTTTCGCCGTAAAAAGGGTGACGAAAACAAGATTCCTAAACAGGTTGAAGGTAGTCATGTTTTAGAAATTGTTTGGACTGTTATTCCTATCATACTACTTTTAATTTTAGCAGTACCAACAGTTGCACAGACATTCAGTCAAGGAGATGTTTCTGCAATTGGTAAGAAAGATGCTGATGGTAATCCTGAAGCGCTAGTTGTTAACGTTAGAGCACATTTATATTGGTGGGAATTTGAATATCCTGATCTAGGTATCGTAACGAGTCAAGACCTTGTTATACCGACAGACGAAAAGGTTTATTTTCAAGTAACATCTGCTGACGTTAAGCATTCGTTCTGGATCCCTCCATTAGGTGGTAAACTTGATACAAACCCAGATAATATTAATAAATTCTGGTTGCAAGTAGATCCTGAAAAATCGAAGGAAGCAGGCGATATTTTCTACGGAAAATGTGCGGAACTTTGTGGACCTTCTCATGGATATATGGATTTTAAAGTAAAAGCAATGTCAAAAGGTGATTTTGATAATTGGGTAGCTGATATGCAAAACGCTGAAGCGCCTGCAGCTACGACAGATCTTGCGAAACAAGGGGAAGAAATCTTTACTCAAAGCTGTATCCAGTGTCATGCTGTATCGCCTAGCAATGAAGCACCTGCACAAACTAGACGAGCACCAAACTTAACTAACTTTGGTGAAAGAGAAAAGATTGCAGGGATTTTAGATCATACAGAAGAAGAGTTAGAGAGATGGCTTCAAGATCCGGAGAAAATTAAACCAGGTAATAAAATGACTGGTACGTATCCGGAATTAAAGCCTGAAGAAATAGAGGCTTTAACGGAATACTTAATGGGATTAAAAGTACAGAATAAATAA
- the cyoE gene encoding heme o synthase, translating into MGNSRVLTTVEEAVSHPTSTWKNFTALIKIGIVNSNAITTFTGLWLAFMLTDRHFLQSLNIVIITMLGSSLIIAGACALNNYIDRDIDPVMERTKGRPTVTGKISGSKVLVIGFTFVIIGLLMLFMMNITTGIIGVIGVFTYVVLYSMWSKRLYVSNTIIGSISGAVPPLIGWAAVDPTLPPMAWMLFFIMFIWQPPHFYALAMRRVEEYRTAGIPMLPVVKGFAVTKLHIVAWIVLLLPIPFFMKSLGTPFIILMTVLNLGWLTIGLMGYRKKDDIKWATQMFVYSLNYLTILFTAMVILSVI; encoded by the coding sequence ATGGGAAACAGTCGTGTTTTAACAACAGTCGAAGAAGCTGTAAGTCATCCCACATCTACATGGAAAAATTTTACGGCATTAATAAAGATTGGTATTGTAAATTCAAACGCGATTACTACATTTACTGGTTTATGGTTGGCGTTTATGCTAACAGATAGACATTTCTTACAATCCCTTAATATTGTGATCATTACGATGTTAGGCTCATCTCTAATTATAGCAGGGGCATGTGCATTAAATAACTACATCGATCGTGATATTGATCCAGTAATGGAACGGACAAAGGGCCGACCAACAGTCACAGGAAAAATTAGCGGATCAAAAGTGCTAGTAATCGGTTTTACTTTTGTTATAATAGGGTTGCTAATGCTTTTTATGATGAATATCACTACTGGAATTATCGGCGTTATTGGAGTCTTTACATATGTGGTACTCTATAGTATGTGGTCGAAAAGATTGTATGTTAGTAATACGATTATTGGCAGCATATCTGGAGCTGTTCCACCATTAATAGGATGGGCGGCGGTAGATCCTACATTGCCTCCAATGGCTTGGATGCTGTTCTTCATCATGTTTATTTGGCAGCCTCCCCATTTCTATGCATTAGCAATGAGAAGAGTGGAAGAATATAGAACAGCTGGCATTCCTATGTTGCCTGTTGTTAAAGGTTTCGCTGTTACAAAACTACATATTGTTGCGTGGATAGTATTGCTTCTCCCAATTCCGTTTTTCATGAAATCCTTAGGTACTCCGTTTATTATTCTTATGACGGTTTTAAATTTAGGTTGGCTTACAATCGGACTTATGGGGTATAGGAAAAAGGATGATATTAAATGGGCGACACAAATGTTTGTATATTCTTTAAACTATTTGACGATTCTGTTTACAGCAATGGTCATCCTGTCTGTTATTTAA
- a CDS encoding COX15/CtaA family protein yields MLRSLKWFSVLTTLVMTGVLIGGALVTKTGSELGCGRTWPLCNGKWVPTEITPELIVELAHRLVSGSAGLLVLGLAIWAWKAIGHKRETKLLAILSVSFLLLQALIGAAAVMWPQTDFVLALHFGISLISFATVFLLTLLIFEVDQKFDTKTLIIDGRMKFHIIGVTLYSYAVVYTGALVRHTESSLVCKDWPFCNNSAFSLPANLYEWIQMGHRLAAGLIFIWIGYITILAIKHYKHQKVMYWGWIIAFIIVTLQVIAGAVVVLTGLNIYVALAHAFFIACLFALLSYFVMLLTRNNLTKDVQKVTK; encoded by the coding sequence TTGCTCCGCAGTTTAAAATGGTTCTCCGTACTGACAACATTAGTAATGACTGGTGTATTGATTGGTGGAGCTTTAGTTACAAAAACCGGCTCTGAGCTTGGATGTGGCAGAACATGGCCACTTTGCAATGGTAAATGGGTCCCAACCGAAATAACCCCTGAGCTTATCGTGGAATTGGCACATCGCCTTGTTTCCGGGAGTGCTGGCTTACTCGTTTTAGGTCTTGCAATATGGGCCTGGAAAGCAATTGGGCATAAAAGAGAAACGAAGCTTCTCGCAATTCTATCTGTTTCTTTCTTACTATTACAAGCATTAATTGGGGCTGCTGCAGTTATGTGGCCACAAACTGATTTTGTATTGGCGCTTCACTTCGGAATATCATTGATTTCCTTTGCAACTGTCTTTTTATTAACCTTACTAATATTCGAAGTGGATCAGAAATTTGATACGAAAACACTTATTATTGATGGGAGAATGAAGTTTCACATCATAGGAGTAACGCTATATAGTTATGCTGTTGTTTATACTGGGGCGTTGGTCAGACATACAGAATCAAGCCTTGTATGCAAAGATTGGCCGTTTTGTAATAATAGCGCTTTTTCATTACCAGCCAATTTATATGAATGGATTCAAATGGGACATAGATTGGCCGCAGGTCTAATTTTTATCTGGATTGGATACATTACAATCCTCGCAATCAAGCATTATAAACATCAGAAAGTAATGTACTGGGGATGGATCATCGCATTTATCATCGTGACACTCCAGGTTATCGCAGGAGCTGTTGTCGTACTTACAGGTTTAAACATTTATGTCGCGTTGGCACACGCATTTTTCATTGCTTGTCTGTTTGCTTTACTAAGCTATTTTGTTATGTTACTTACTAGAAACAACCTTACAAAGGATGTTCAAAAAGTCACCAAATGA